The following proteins come from a genomic window of Lytechinus pictus isolate F3 Inbred chromosome 1, Lp3.0, whole genome shotgun sequence:
- the LOC129263302 gene encoding transport and Golgi organization protein 11-like isoform X2: MDELHHIQYSTDFSTDVNRKMQIPSRLSMEPEEPFMADPPSPTQNFGLNTESFEGSPAHAMNVPERILIAGSDQHVGARQAPRTLDLDEMTPFQPGNNVGLTTPPRTLTLDEISFPTVGDKSAMKKKTAAQAVRQSTDANLSVLPADSTALVEATPGGDWDRLQKKIYLLSSRVSALEEAGRRQEKREQIVIGIGIVYLLFKGLRFLFRSPYP, translated from the exons ATACCATCAAGGCTTAGCATGGAACCAGAGGAGCCATTTATGGCAGATCCACCGTCACCAACACAAAACTTTGGTTTGAATACAGAGAGCTTTGAAGGGAGTCCAGCACATGCCATGAATGTACCAGAAAGAATCCTCATTGCGG GATCTGATCAGCATGTTGGAGCAAGGCAAGCACCTCGTACTCTTGATTTAGATGAAATGACTCCTTTCCAACCAG gCAATAATGTTGGTTTGACAACTCCACCACGAACTCTGACGCTGGATGAAATTTCCTTTCCCACCGTAGGAGATAAGTCAGCAATGAAAAAGAAGACAGCAGCTcaagcagtcag GCAATCAACAGATGCCAATTTGTCAGTCCTCCCAGCTGACAGCACAGCCCTGGTGGAGGCAACTCCAGGTGGTGACTGGGATCGGCTCCAAAAGAAGATCTACCTGCTATCAAGCAGGGTCTCTGCGCTTGAGGAGGCGGGGAGACGGCAGGAGAAACGGGAGCAGATAGTCATAGGAATCGGAATCGTGTACCTCCTCTTCAAGGGTTTACGCTTCCTGTTCAGGTCACCGTACCCTTGA
- the LOC129253878 gene encoding cytochrome P450 2U1-like isoform X1 encodes MDMGIFQTNRLRDGLVFVAAFLLVKWLVVGSKARRKSALPLPPSPPGLPLIGHLLMLRGDFRHVFRGLMDKYGNIFSIRVGPQTIMVMNDIDAVKETFVNQSDAFSDRHMPPLLKYALGSAGSFAFDNGPVWKARRRFGLGAMRTFGVGKYSMEQRIIEEANILCEVIENNQETSFNPKGLITHSVSSIICGITFGQRFDLNDPEFKELIGRMHSALSSITFFSLGQLFPFLLHTPLYSEFRQLVFRLKSLVTRMVREHENSLDDQHIRDIIDLYVLEIREQKKRRDDIVFDETRVWRGIFDLFAAGTGTTSTTLMWAILLMASHPDTMKKVQAEIDSIIGDHRSPSMADREAMPLTMATILEIQRFRPVAPLGFPRFTSRDTVVKGYSIPKGTAVLVNIWELMHSTEYWDQPDKFNPSRFLSEDGKSIIKPDAFIPFGTGSRSCLGEILAKMELFLAFTCLLQRFNFYLSEDSPTNTEPIPGIALIPPDFRIRAEKRL; translated from the exons ATGGATATGGGTATATTCCAAACTAACAGATTGAGAGATGGGCTGGTGTTCGTCGCTGCCTTCCTTCTTGTAAAATGGCTGGTGGTGGGATCCAAAGCAAGAAGAAAGTCGGCGCTTCCTCTGCCCCCTTCGCCTCCGGGTCTCCCACTGATCGGACATCTTCTTATGCTCCGTGGTGACTTTCGCCATGTCTTCCGAGGACTGATGGACAAGTACGGCAACATTTTCTCAATTCGTGTAGGACCCCAGACGATCATGGTGATGAACGACATCGATGCGGTTAAAGAGACCTTCGTGAACCAGTCCGATGCCTTTTCAGACCGACATATGCCCCCTCTGCTCAAATACGCTCTTGGTTCTGCGG gtagTTTTGCTTTCGACAATGGCCCTGTATGGAAGGCTCGTCGTCGCTTTGGCCTTGGTGCTATGAGGACGTTCGGCGTTGGGAAGTACAGCATGGAACAACGGATCATCGAAGAGGCGAACATACTTTGTGAGGTCATCGAGAATAACCAAGAAACCAGTTTTAACCCAAAAGGACTTATCACCCACTCCGTATCCAGCATCATCTGCGGCATAACCTTCGGACAGAG GTTTGATTTAAATGATCCAGAATTCAAGGAATTGATTGGAAGAATGCACAGTGCACTGTCATCCATCACATTTTTCTCCTTGGGACAACTTTTCCCGTTTCTCCTGCACACGCCTTTGTACTCTGAGTTCCGACAACTGGTCTTCCGGCTGAAATCTCTGGTAACGCGCATGGTCCGGGAACACGAGAACAGCCTCGATGATCAACACATCAGAGACATCATTGACCTCTACGTCTTGGAGATTCGAGAGCAGAAAAAACGCAGAGATGACATCGTATTTGATGAGACGAGGGTGTGGCGTGGCATCTTTGATCTGTTTGCGGCAGGGACAGGGACCACGAGTACGACGTTGATGTGGGCTATTCTCTTGATGGCATCGCACCCTGATACCATGAAGAAG GTGCAAGCTGAAATTGATAGCATTATTGGCGATCATCGCTCACCATCGATGGCAGACAGGGAGGCAATGCCACTGACCATGGCAACTATCTTGGAAATCCAGAGATTTCGACCAGTAGCACCCCTTGGGTTTCCTAGATTCACCAGTAGGGATACTGTGGTCAAAGGATATTCCATTCCTAAAGGAACAG CGGTCCTCGTGAATATATGGGAGCTCATGCACAGTACAGAGTATTGGGACCAGCCTGACAAGTTCAATCCTTCACGATTTCTGAGTGAAGACGGGAAGAGCATTATCAAACCGGATGCATTCATTCCATTTGGTACAG GGAGTCGTTCGTGCTTGGGAGAGATATTGGCAAAGATGGAACTCTTCCTGGCTTTCACGTGTCTCCTTCAAAGATTCAACTTTTACTTGTCTGAGGATTCACCGACAAATACTGAACCAATACCTGGAATTGCATTGATACCGCCTGATTTCCGCATTAGAGCTGAGAAAAGATTGTAA
- the LOC129253878 gene encoding cytochrome P450 2U1-like isoform X2: MGAQVDFERTSSDVSITRRRVSGSFAFDNGPVWKARRRFGLGAMRTFGVGKYSMEQRIIEEANILCEVIENNQETSFNPKGLITHSVSSIICGITFGQRFDLNDPEFKELIGRMHSALSSITFFSLGQLFPFLLHTPLYSEFRQLVFRLKSLVTRMVREHENSLDDQHIRDIIDLYVLEIREQKKRRDDIVFDETRVWRGIFDLFAAGTGTTSTTLMWAILLMASHPDTMKKVQAEIDSIIGDHRSPSMADREAMPLTMATILEIQRFRPVAPLGFPRFTSRDTVVKGYSIPKGTAVLVNIWELMHSTEYWDQPDKFNPSRFLSEDGKSIIKPDAFIPFGTGSRSCLGEILAKMELFLAFTCLLQRFNFYLSEDSPTNTEPIPGIALIPPDFRIRAEKRL, from the exons ATGGGAGCCCAGGTGGACTTTGAACGTACTAGTTCAGATGTCAGCATAACAAGGCGACGTGTTTCAG gtagTTTTGCTTTCGACAATGGCCCTGTATGGAAGGCTCGTCGTCGCTTTGGCCTTGGTGCTATGAGGACGTTCGGCGTTGGGAAGTACAGCATGGAACAACGGATCATCGAAGAGGCGAACATACTTTGTGAGGTCATCGAGAATAACCAAGAAACCAGTTTTAACCCAAAAGGACTTATCACCCACTCCGTATCCAGCATCATCTGCGGCATAACCTTCGGACAGAG GTTTGATTTAAATGATCCAGAATTCAAGGAATTGATTGGAAGAATGCACAGTGCACTGTCATCCATCACATTTTTCTCCTTGGGACAACTTTTCCCGTTTCTCCTGCACACGCCTTTGTACTCTGAGTTCCGACAACTGGTCTTCCGGCTGAAATCTCTGGTAACGCGCATGGTCCGGGAACACGAGAACAGCCTCGATGATCAACACATCAGAGACATCATTGACCTCTACGTCTTGGAGATTCGAGAGCAGAAAAAACGCAGAGATGACATCGTATTTGATGAGACGAGGGTGTGGCGTGGCATCTTTGATCTGTTTGCGGCAGGGACAGGGACCACGAGTACGACGTTGATGTGGGCTATTCTCTTGATGGCATCGCACCCTGATACCATGAAGAAG GTGCAAGCTGAAATTGATAGCATTATTGGCGATCATCGCTCACCATCGATGGCAGACAGGGAGGCAATGCCACTGACCATGGCAACTATCTTGGAAATCCAGAGATTTCGACCAGTAGCACCCCTTGGGTTTCCTAGATTCACCAGTAGGGATACTGTGGTCAAAGGATATTCCATTCCTAAAGGAACAG CGGTCCTCGTGAATATATGGGAGCTCATGCACAGTACAGAGTATTGGGACCAGCCTGACAAGTTCAATCCTTCACGATTTCTGAGTGAAGACGGGAAGAGCATTATCAAACCGGATGCATTCATTCCATTTGGTACAG GGAGTCGTTCGTGCTTGGGAGAGATATTGGCAAAGATGGAACTCTTCCTGGCTTTCACGTGTCTCCTTCAAAGATTCAACTTTTACTTGTCTGAGGATTCACCGACAAATACTGAACCAATACCTGGAATTGCATTGATACCGCCTGATTTCCGCATTAGAGCTGAGAAAAGATTGTAA